One Campylobacter concisus DNA segment encodes these proteins:
- a CDS encoding alpha-2-macroglobulin family protein — MWQKVALLALLGMTNLYALSLNGTAQIKSPLSVEFGLEDKVDKNFVGMLSDKKLLLCQPALNGTVRFNSQSLLLFTKDMHAGLDYSCKLENGSTASFATKEFELTKIEKISDSKYIVKFNDEVNIEAIKNIAVKDAKFKVIELSNNSFELNLDKNLSNPVFDFGEKFESKFGATLSGETIVNFADEISEESVNINDNAKSLEIPEIYPVSLDNGILGFRIYLKNWLDDDINLKKFINIKGVKNFSISDVKYSDNYEENSELSEYYYYIDITSDDFKPQNSYEITIKPGFGDDRNVVREESSYEVVASNFTPFANFINNEPYISSVGEIGIRSANLPELNVSIEKLSDQNFRYFLNFNDNNEELSNFSTKVASKSYKLDGALNEISLNKIKLDFAGAGDGVYKINLNYGKDKSVSKVVYLSDIAVNAKLGKDEIFVFANRLGENTMLPNANVKIYGKKNEEIAVGATNDIGVFKFNKKDIYKDISSVVVSLGKEQNFLILKEDEALNEAKFMSQNASESIDAYVHFASNIIRPNESLKGAIYLRDRDFNPLKNMPIKIKFFDPQGKSSAEISKNTNDVGMVNFEKEILSDLSGRFNMQVIYASKVISNVPFFVESFMPNRIKNEITLERDKFFANELVRANLASNYLFGGAASELDGSMQVSFFDDEYKNSEFKEYKFKNNTLKPSAYPSFENDLTLSKDGKSSQMIDLSFSTKNASSIITGVINFNVNDDGKNVSDTKSFTLYPYKDMVGIAASTTFAEPNEDVKIRTVVVDMSSQKAVKSNLKFEIKRVTWQYQRDANGYIKWFQTLEDVDNFYKDNGEFSYKFTQSGSYVIIATNLVSGASTSLDMDVSGYNYSTLAPTKELSKSQIKLNKNIYKKGDELSADISSAIKEGIALVTLEDGGVKAYKVVKIKNNSANVKFKLDFDFSGLYVSANIYRMTDGGLTPFRTYGKVYAKADKSSRILNLSLDAPNTAKSDENIKISLKTKPKAYVNLFITDVGVLDITSQKPADPLKFFDKILPDGVFDYDIYNMLTNYKVEGKTLSFGGDMAALAMEAKMAKHASPVDSKNIKTYANLVSLQADDNGEISYEFKTPNGFNSAIRVDVVANNETGMNAVNKEILVKDDVIIKPSALVYLLKGDELNANLRLINTTNEDKNLTIKVASSKNLNIKTKENVNLKPLENKAFIFKISALEAGAAEYNVTISDKNSSKTVQSLLDVVSPYTISTYAKSSVFDKESVISLPKGFHNISIDASSSVSSVLLAASKNLVEYPYGCAEQRSSRLLALLNLKPKDELEKNDQKRFIASGMSELIKMQKPDGSFGYWSDLGSTNAFASIYATDVLLDLEEAGYELNKNVKQRALNSLLKYTNTDIEALYAIYVSSRANVADKSVLNKIYDHKAYNTTALNKYLMAAALKLNGLNDEAKVALKDIKKAQIADYSRDYSSFGSKMRDNAFILYLHAKYFEKNDYSDDLAKFLITNLNELSSTQERAFALRALNAYFGKDVGEKNNKFKLSYNGESKEFDGLLSVSFTAKDGNFTITPLGENKLYATILSYAYVPLEIKHKIEPKELDIYRTFVDEKGKEIDLNSLRVNDVVYSKIVINSKAMVKNGAINEIVSSCFEPINENLSGFSKSLKDSIELEYQSIKDDRVLSFYALDSDKREAVLYTPYRVRLGGKCSLGAVTTENMYNERQNDYDLAQRSFTVK, encoded by the coding sequence ATGTGGCAAAAAGTAGCTCTTCTAGCACTTTTGGGAATGACAAATTTATATGCTTTGAGCCTAAATGGCACTGCGCAGATAAAATCGCCCCTAAGCGTAGAGTTTGGACTAGAAGATAAAGTCGATAAAAATTTTGTTGGTATGCTAAGTGATAAAAAGCTACTTTTGTGCCAACCAGCATTAAATGGTACGGTTAGATTTAATAGTCAAAGCTTGCTGCTTTTTACAAAAGATATGCATGCTGGTTTGGATTATAGCTGCAAGCTTGAAAATGGAAGCACTGCTAGTTTTGCCACGAAAGAATTTGAGCTAACAAAGATAGAAAAAATAAGCGATAGCAAATATATAGTTAAATTTAATGATGAAGTAAATATTGAAGCTATCAAAAATATTGCCGTAAAAGATGCAAAATTTAAAGTGATTGAGCTTTCTAACAATAGCTTTGAGCTTAATCTTGATAAAAATTTAAGCAATCCAGTTTTTGATTTTGGTGAAAAATTTGAGAGCAAATTTGGCGCAACGCTTTCAGGTGAAACGATAGTAAATTTTGCCGATGAAATAAGCGAAGAAAGCGTAAATATAAATGATAATGCAAAGAGTCTTGAGATACCAGAAATTTATCCAGTGAGCCTTGATAATGGTATCTTGGGCTTTAGAATTTATCTAAAAAATTGGCTTGATGACGACATTAACTTAAAGAAATTTATAAACATTAAAGGTGTAAAAAACTTTAGCATTAGTGACGTTAAATATAGTGACAACTATGAAGAAAACTCAGAACTTAGCGAGTATTATTACTACATTGATATTACAAGTGACGATTTTAAGCCACAAAATAGTTATGAAATCACCATTAAGCCAGGCTTTGGCGATGATAGAAATGTAGTAAGAGAAGAAAGTAGCTATGAAGTAGTAGCTAGCAATTTCACTCCATTTGCAAATTTTATAAATAATGAGCCATATATCTCAAGTGTTGGCGAAATCGGTATCAGAAGTGCAAATTTGCCTGAGCTAAATGTAAGCATTGAAAAGCTAAGCGATCAAAATTTTAGATATTTCTTAAATTTTAATGACAATAACGAAGAGTTAAGCAACTTCAGCACAAAAGTGGCAAGCAAAAGCTATAAACTTGATGGCGCATTAAATGAAATTTCTCTAAATAAAATCAAACTTGACTTTGCCGGAGCTGGAGACGGAGTTTATAAGATAAACTTAAACTACGGCAAGGATAAGAGCGTCTCAAAAGTAGTCTATCTAAGTGATATCGCCGTAAATGCAAAGCTTGGCAAGGATGAAATTTTCGTATTTGCAAATCGTCTTGGCGAAAATACAATGCTGCCAAACGCAAATGTAAAAATTTATGGCAAAAAGAACGAAGAAATCGCAGTTGGTGCGACAAATGATATAGGCGTTTTTAAATTTAACAAAAAAGATATTTATAAAGATATCTCTTCGGTAGTTGTCTCTCTTGGAAAAGAGCAAAATTTTCTTATTTTAAAAGAAGACGAAGCGTTAAATGAAGCGAAATTTATGAGCCAAAATGCCAGTGAGAGTATCGATGCTTACGTTCATTTTGCTTCAAATATCATAAGACCAAATGAGAGTTTAAAGGGTGCAATCTATCTAAGAGATAGAGATTTTAATCCTTTAAAAAATATGCCTATAAAGATAAAATTTTTCGATCCACAAGGCAAAAGTAGTGCTGAAATTTCAAAAAATACAAATGACGTTGGCATGGTAAATTTTGAAAAAGAGATACTAAGCGATCTAAGTGGTAGATTTAATATGCAAGTAATTTACGCAAGCAAAGTGATCTCAAATGTGCCATTTTTTGTTGAGAGTTTTATGCCAAATAGGATAAAGAATGAGATAACGCTTGAGAGAGATAAATTTTTCGCAAATGAGCTTGTTAGAGCCAATCTAGCTAGTAACTATCTCTTTGGTGGCGCTGCTAGCGAGCTTGATGGCAGCATGCAGGTGAGCTTTTTTGATGATGAATATAAAAATAGCGAGTTTAAAGAGTATAAATTTAAAAACAATACGCTAAAACCAAGCGCTTATCCATCTTTTGAAAACGATCTCACTCTTTCAAAAGATGGCAAATCAAGCCAAATGATAGATCTTAGCTTTAGCACTAAAAATGCCTCTTCTATCATAACAGGCGTGATAAATTTCAATGTAAATGATGATGGCAAAAATGTAAGCGATACAAAAAGCTTTACTCTCTATCCTTACAAAGATATGGTTGGTATCGCAGCAAGCACGACATTTGCTGAGCCAAACGAAGATGTAAAAATAAGAACGGTTGTGGTAGATATGTCAAGTCAAAAGGCCGTAAAATCAAATTTAAAATTTGAAATAAAGCGTGTTACTTGGCAATACCAAAGAGATGCAAATGGCTATATAAAGTGGTTTCAAACTCTAGAAGATGTGGATAATTTTTATAAAGATAATGGCGAGTTTAGCTACAAATTTACACAAAGTGGCTCATATGTGATCATCGCTACAAATCTAGTAAGTGGAGCAAGTACAAGCCTTGATATGGACGTAAGTGGCTACAACTACTCGACTCTAGCACCTACAAAAGAGCTTAGCAAATCTCAAATCAAACTAAATAAAAATATCTACAAAAAAGGCGATGAACTAAGTGCTGATATAAGCTCAGCTATAAAAGAAGGCATCGCCCTTGTTACACTTGAAGATGGTGGCGTGAAAGCTTACAAAGTTGTTAAGATAAAAAATAACTCAGCAAATGTGAAATTTAAACTTGACTTTGATTTTAGCGGACTTTACGTGAGTGCAAATATCTACCGCATGACAGATGGTGGATTAACTCCATTTAGGACTTACGGTAAGGTTTATGCTAAGGCCGATAAGTCATCAAGGATACTTAATCTAAGCCTTGATGCGCCAAATACAGCAAAAAGCGATGAAAATATAAAAATTTCACTAAAAACAAAGCCAAAAGCTTATGTAAATTTATTTATCACAGATGTTGGCGTGCTTGATATAACGTCACAAAAGCCAGCCGATCCACTTAAATTTTTTGACAAAATTTTACCAGATGGTGTCTTTGACTATGACATTTATAATATGCTCACAAACTATAAAGTCGAGGGCAAGACATTAAGCTTTGGTGGCGATATGGCAGCACTTGCTATGGAGGCAAAGATGGCAAAACATGCTAGCCCGGTTGATAGCAAAAATATAAAAACATACGCAAATTTAGTAAGCCTTCAAGCTGACGATAATGGTGAAATTTCATACGAGTTTAAAACGCCAAATGGCTTTAACTCTGCCATTAGAGTAGATGTCGTGGCAAATAATGAAACTGGCATGAACGCTGTAAATAAAGAAATTTTAGTAAAAGATGATGTGATTATTAAGCCAAGTGCGTTAGTTTATCTGTTAAAAGGCGATGAGCTAAATGCAAACTTAAGGCTCATAAACACAACAAATGAGGATAAAAATTTAACCATAAAAGTGGCTAGCAGTAAAAATTTAAACATCAAAACAAAAGAAAATGTGAATTTAAAGCCGCTTGAAAATAAAGCCTTTATATTTAAAATTTCAGCTCTTGAAGCTGGTGCGGCCGAGTATAACGTGACTATAAGCGACAAAAACAGTTCAAAAACTGTCCAAAGCTTGCTTGATGTAGTGAGCCCTTATACTATCAGCACCTATGCAAAAAGTAGTGTCTTTGACAAAGAGAGTGTGATCTCACTTCCAAAAGGCTTTCATAATATTAGTATAGATGCGTCAAGCTCTGTCTCAAGCGTGCTATTAGCAGCTTCTAAAAATTTAGTCGAGTACCCTTACGGATGTGCGGAGCAAAGGAGCTCAAGGCTACTTGCGCTTTTAAATTTAAAGCCAAAAGATGAGCTTGAAAAAAATGATCAAAAGAGATTTATTGCAAGCGGTATGAGTGAGCTAATTAAGATGCAAAAACCAGATGGTAGCTTTGGCTACTGGAGCGATCTGGGTAGTACTAATGCATTTGCTTCGATCTATGCAACTGATGTGCTGCTTGATCTTGAAGAGGCTGGATATGAGCTAAATAAAAATGTAAAGCAAAGAGCATTAAATTCGCTCTTAAAATATACAAACACAGACATTGAAGCTCTATATGCTATCTATGTAAGCTCCCGCGCAAATGTTGCTGATAAATCAGTGCTAAATAAAATTTATGACCACAAGGCTTACAATACGACTGCACTTAATAAATATCTAATGGCAGCAGCTCTAAAGCTAAACGGCTTAAATGACGAAGCAAAGGTGGCGCTAAAAGATATCAAAAAAGCTCAGATAGCTGATTACAGCAGGGATTATTCTAGCTTTGGCTCAAAGATGAGAGACAATGCCTTTATCTTGTACCTACACGCAAAATACTTTGAAAAAAACGACTACTCAGATGATCTTGCAAAATTCTTGATCACAAATTTAAATGAGCTAAGTTCAACACAGGAGCGTGCTTTTGCCCTTAGGGCGCTAAATGCCTACTTTGGCAAAGATGTTGGCGAGAAAAATAATAAATTTAAGCTTAGCTACAATGGCGAAAGCAAAGAATTTGACGGCCTTTTAAGCGTATCATTTACAGCAAAAGATGGAAATTTTACCATCACACCACTTGGTGAAAACAAGCTATATGCCACTATTTTAAGCTACGCTTATGTGCCGCTTGAGATTAAGCATAAAATAGAGCCAAAAGAGCTTGATATTTACCGAACATTTGTGGACGAAAAAGGAAAAGAGATTGATCTAAATAGCCTAAGAGTAAATGATGTTGTCTATTCAAAAATAGTGATAAATTCTAAAGCTATGGTTAAAAATGGTGCAATAAACGAGATCGTAAGCAGCTGCTTTGAGCCAATAAATGAAAATTTAAGTGGTTTTAGTAAGAGCCTTAAAGATAGCATTGAGCTTGAATATCAAAGCATAAAAGATGATCGCGTTTTAAGTTTTTATGCATTAGATAGTGACAAGAGAGAGGCTGTGCTTTACACACCTTATCGTGTAAGACTTGGCGGCAAATGCTCGCTTGGCGCAGTCACAACTGAAAATATGTATAACGAAAGACAAAACGACTACGACCTAGCTCAGCGAAGCTTTACTGTTAAATAA
- the pbpC gene encoding penicillin-binding protein 1C, which yields MKKFKFLKFLALFLALMVGVFLLLDQIYPLNLDALKKDEAKILLDKNGNIINMKLSSDGIWRFHEQSFPNSLKQCVVLFEDRYFYYHFGVNFASIFRAFFHNLRSDNRIGASTITMQVARMLEPGDRSYKNKIKEIFRAFQLELHFSKDEILNLYLNLAPYGGNIEGAKAASFFYFGKELNELSYAQAALLSTIPKNPNKNRLDRVSNINALKNRVIKMLYKAKLIDLSAFKRAQAEPFKNVRAKAIVTAEDYANVAFKNQISKASLDLNLQKDMLKILKDTMFSLKAKNANNAAAVVIDNKKMSVVAFIGSHDEHARDGKNSALNMKRNTGSTLKPFIYSLALDSGLITPNSQLIDTQIYIKEYAPKNFSNDFLGIVSAKDALNFSLNIPVINLNLKLKDNSLYELLEKVNLVDEDKEYYGASITLGSTEMSLLDLAHLYTIYANDGIYRPLEFAGKNYKNEEKNITLISPQSAYLTAKMLSEASRSYLKNAWQYAQNTPKIAFKTGTSANSRDLYAIGVDENYTIAIWIGNFNASKTDKLTGLNDVSKSLFDMFKIIAQKEKLRFMSEPDGIEKLPTCLDAFNYEKCKKMALDDRIKGVDLKDKCESLRGEELDFLVKNELLDKEEIQKSPCAEIFKDKKPVFAYPYDGEEIVTDENITQVMVKCYAFLGDEIYLKIDDLNFSKIENASEKKFDLTLGEHSIKCLDQNSNQSEITIKIRR from the coding sequence ATGAAAAAGTTTAAATTTCTAAAATTCCTTGCCCTATTTTTGGCTTTAATGGTCGGTGTTTTTTTGCTCTTAGATCAAATTTATCCACTAAATTTAGACGCACTAAAAAAAGACGAAGCCAAAATTTTGCTTGATAAAAATGGAAACATTATAAATATGAAGCTTAGCAGCGACGGAATTTGGAGATTTCACGAGCAAAGCTTCCCAAACTCGCTAAAACAATGCGTTGTGCTTTTTGAAGATAGATACTTTTACTACCATTTTGGAGTAAATTTTGCCTCCATTTTTAGAGCATTTTTCCACAACCTAAGAAGTGACAACCGCATAGGCGCCAGCACTATCACGATGCAAGTAGCTAGGATGCTTGAGCCTGGAGATAGGAGCTATAAAAATAAGATAAAAGAAATTTTTAGAGCATTTCAGCTCGAGCTTCACTTTAGTAAGGATGAAATTTTAAATTTATACCTAAATTTAGCCCCATATGGCGGCAATATCGAGGGTGCAAAGGCGGCAAGCTTTTTTTACTTTGGCAAAGAGCTAAACGAGCTTAGCTACGCTCAGGCTGCACTTTTAAGCACGATACCTAAAAATCCAAATAAAAATAGACTAGACCGCGTTTCAAACATAAACGCCCTAAAAAACAGGGTCATAAAGATGCTTTACAAAGCAAAGCTAATAGATCTTAGCGCCTTTAAAAGAGCGCAGGCTGAGCCATTTAAAAATGTAAGAGCAAAAGCTATCGTAACCGCGGAAGATTATGCAAATGTCGCTTTTAAAAACCAAATTTCAAAGGCGAGTTTGGATCTAAATTTACAAAAAGATATGCTTAAAATTTTAAAAGATACGATGTTTTCGCTAAAGGCTAAAAATGCAAACAACGCAGCAGCCGTGGTCATTGATAATAAAAAAATGAGTGTTGTTGCCTTCATCGGCTCGCATGATGAGCATGCGCGTGACGGTAAAAACTCAGCCCTAAATATGAAGCGAAATACCGGCAGCACGCTAAAGCCTTTTATCTACTCGCTTGCGCTTGATAGCGGGCTTATCACGCCAAATTCGCAGTTAATTGATACGCAAATTTATATAAAAGAGTATGCCCCAAAGAATTTTAGTAATGATTTTTTAGGTATCGTAAGCGCGAAAGATGCTCTAAATTTCAGCCTAAATATTCCGGTTATAAATTTAAACTTAAAACTAAAAGACAATTCGCTTTACGAACTACTTGAAAAGGTAAATTTAGTAGATGAAGATAAAGAGTATTATGGAGCTTCTATAACGCTTGGAAGTACTGAAATGAGCCTGCTTGATCTTGCTCATCTTTATACTATTTATGCAAATGACGGTATTTATAGACCGCTTGAGTTTGCTGGCAAAAACTACAAAAATGAAGAGAAAAATATAACTCTCATTTCACCTCAAAGTGCCTATTTGACCGCTAAAATGCTAAGCGAAGCCTCAAGATCATATCTAAAAAATGCTTGGCAGTACGCCCAAAATACGCCAAAGATCGCTTTTAAAACAGGAACAAGCGCAAACTCACGTGATCTTTATGCCATAGGCGTTGATGAAAATTACACAATTGCTATTTGGATTGGAAATTTTAATGCCAGCAAAACTGATAAATTAACAGGACTAAATGACGTATCAAAGAGTCTTTTTGATATGTTTAAGATAATCGCTCAAAAAGAGAAGTTAAGATTTATGAGTGAGCCAGATGGCATAGAAAAGCTGCCAACCTGCCTTGATGCCTTTAACTATGAAAAGTGTAAAAAAATGGCGCTTGATGATAGGATAAAGGGTGTAGATTTAAAAGATAAATGCGAAAGTTTAAGAGGCGAAGAGCTTGATTTTTTGGTTAAAAATGAGCTTTTGGATAAAGAAGAGATACAAAAAAGTCCTTGTGCTGAAATTTTTAAAGATAAAAAGCCAGTTTTTGCCTATCCGTATGACGGTGAAGAGATAGTGACAGATGAAAATATTACACAAGTTATGGTAAAATGCTACGCGTTTTTAGGCGATGAAATTTACCTAAAAATAGATGATTTGAACTTTTCTAAGATAGAAAATGCAAGTGAAAAAAAGTTTGATCTAACTCTTGGTGAGCACAGCATAAAATGCCTTGATCAAAACTCAAATCAAAGTGAAATAACAATAAAAATAAGGAGATAA
- a CDS encoding ATP-dependent helicase gives MPLSRLNKEQYTAATAPFGHNLIIASAGTGKTSTIVARIAHLLNLGVAPEKILLLTFTNKAASEMIERLNRYFDKSITSKITAGTFHSVSFSLLKSLDKGVTLKQPSELKTLLKSLVERRKFYHLSDVKPYGGAYLYDLYSLFQNSEQGTTFGKWISDKSEEQGVYAEIYEDILEEFEAEKAKFSYADFNDLLIKMRDELKKGANLAYDEILIDEYQDTNTLQGSLIDAFRTKSLFCVGDFDQSIYAFNGANIEIIGSFKDRFPNANIYALNVNYRSSSSILALANKVINNNPRLYEKHLTVSREGNFKSPRLLVYNELFDQYQNIADIISLSPFNRENIAIIFRNNSSADGIEVALKERGIGSKRKGGVSFFESREIKALIDIMGIYVNPKDIMAFIHICEYAKGVGSAVSKEIFDALLKLGHGNLIKGIVEPDESVNISSNKRRNYQLGLFDDLDEFAEVSRFSKLGFSDKFLGHPVLKLQKLSESGAQFLYEIYNFLRGMRNVSKPATMINEIKTSKIYSLIAENLSTKRATLKNGNVDLALKEEVKERIMAKSVVLSELAKKYQDISKFYNFLALGSNEMSEGQGVSLLSVHASKGLEFDQVFIVDLAQNRFPNLKLMSMGGSLEEERRLFYVAVTRAKDELYLSYAKYDKIKKVTYQPSRFLIEAGMAKEEA, from the coding sequence ATGCCCTTATCTAGGTTAAACAAAGAACAATACACCGCAGCAACTGCGCCTTTTGGACACAATCTAATCATCGCTTCAGCTGGCACTGGCAAAACCAGTACCATAGTCGCGCGCATCGCTCATCTACTAAATTTAGGCGTTGCACCAGAGAAAATTTTGCTTCTAACTTTCACCAACAAAGCAGCCAGCGAGATGATAGAGCGTTTAAATAGATATTTTGACAAATCAATTACCTCAAAAATCACCGCGGGTACCTTCCACTCGGTCTCATTTTCGCTTTTAAAAAGCCTTGATAAAGGCGTCACGCTAAAGCAGCCAAGCGAGCTAAAGACGCTTTTAAAAAGTCTTGTTGAGAGGCGTAAATTTTACCATTTAAGCGATGTCAAGCCTTATGGCGGGGCTTATCTATATGACCTTTACTCGCTCTTTCAAAATAGCGAGCAAGGCACTACTTTTGGCAAGTGGATAAGCGATAAGAGCGAAGAGCAGGGCGTTTATGCTGAAATTTATGAAGATATTTTAGAAGAGTTTGAGGCTGAAAAGGCTAAATTTTCTTACGCTGATTTTAACGACCTTCTCATAAAAATGCGCGACGAGCTAAAAAAAGGGGCAAATTTAGCTTATGATGAAATTTTGATCGATGAGTATCAAGACACAAACACGCTTCAAGGCAGCCTAATAGACGCGTTTAGGACAAAGAGCCTATTTTGTGTGGGCGATTTTGATCAGAGCATTTATGCATTTAACGGTGCAAATATCGAGATCATTGGCTCATTTAAAGACCGCTTTCCAAACGCAAATATCTACGCTTTAAATGTAAATTACCGCTCAAGCTCAAGCATACTTGCCCTTGCAAACAAGGTGATAAACAACAATCCAAGGCTTTATGAAAAGCACCTCACAGTTAGCCGTGAGGGGAATTTCAAGTCTCCAAGACTGCTAGTATATAACGAGCTTTTTGATCAGTATCAAAATATCGCCGATATCATCTCACTTTCGCCATTTAATAGAGAAAATATCGCCATAATTTTTAGAAATAACTCATCAGCTGATGGCATCGAGGTCGCGCTAAAAGAGCGAGGCATCGGCTCAAAGCGAAAGGGCGGGGTGAGCTTCTTTGAGAGCCGTGAGATCAAGGCGCTCATCGACATCATGGGAATTTATGTCAATCCAAAAGATATAATGGCATTTATCCACATCTGCGAATACGCAAAGGGCGTTGGCAGCGCAGTTAGCAAAGAAATTTTTGACGCGCTGCTTAAGCTTGGGCATGGAAATTTGATAAAAGGGATAGTTGAGCCAGATGAGAGCGTAAATATCTCATCAAACAAAAGGCGAAACTACCAGCTTGGTCTTTTTGACGATCTTGATGAATTTGCCGAAGTTTCAAGGTTTTCTAAACTTGGCTTTAGCGATAAATTTCTAGGTCATCCTGTGCTAAAACTACAAAAGCTAAGCGAGAGTGGGGCGCAGTTTTTATATGAAATTTACAACTTTTTAAGAGGCATGAGAAACGTCTCAAAGCCAGCCACGATGATAAATGAGATAAAAACTAGCAAAATTTACTCGTTAATCGCTGAAAATCTCAGCACAAAAAGAGCAACTCTAAAAAACGGCAATGTTGATCTAGCACTCAAAGAAGAGGTCAAAGAGCGCATAATGGCAAAGAGCGTGGTACTAAGCGAGCTAGCTAAAAAGTATCAAGATATCAGTAAATTTTACAACTTCTTAGCCCTTGGTAGCAACGAGATGAGCGAAGGGCAGGGCGTTAGCTTGCTTAGTGTGCATGCGAGCAAGGGGCTTGAGTTTGACCAAGTCTTTATCGTCGATCTTGCGCAAAACCGCTTTCCAAATTTAAAGCTAATGAGCATGGGCGGCAGCCTAGAAGAAGAGAGGCGCCTCTTTTACGTAGCAGTAACAAGGGCTAAAGACGAGCTATATCTTAGCTATGCAAAATACGACAAGATAAAGAAGGTGACCTACCAACCAAGTAGGTTTTTGATAGAGGCTGGCATGGCAAAAGAGGAAGCTTAA
- a CDS encoding efflux RND transporter periplasmic adaptor subunit: protein MKKSKILIILLILGVGGYFIYDNFFKIKDEKVEFITKKAKKGSFSKKVDATGEIFATELVDVGAQVSGQIKKLYVKLGDQVKKGDMIASIDSSTQQNNIDNKEAQLAIYKAQLESAKVALDIAKTQFDRENALFAKNATSKQEFESAKNTYSTNSAKIKELEAQIKQTNIELSTAKINLGYTKITAPRDGIIVSVQVEEGQTVNANQTTPTIVKIADLSYVKMKMQIAEGDITKIKVGTPVEYSILSEPTKKFQTTVSSIDPGLTTLSDGNYGSSSSSKSTSSSTSSNSAVYYYAQSIVENKDKILRIGMTTQNELLIANVKDAIIVPSIGIKRDENGTFVYVLKDGKAVKTVVKTGIKDNLDTQIISGVNEGDEIITSQGSASEIAKMIEKENKKF, encoded by the coding sequence ATGAAAAAGTCTAAAATTTTAATAATACTGCTTATTTTGGGCGTCGGTGGATATTTTATCTATGATAATTTTTTTAAGATAAAAGATGAAAAGGTGGAATTTATCACCAAAAAGGCAAAGAAAGGTTCATTTAGCAAAAAGGTCGATGCGACCGGAGAAATTTTTGCCACCGAGCTAGTTGATGTGGGTGCTCAGGTGAGCGGCCAGATAAAAAAACTCTACGTTAAGCTTGGAGATCAGGTCAAAAAAGGCGATATGATCGCAAGTATCGATAGCTCGACCCAGCAAAATAACATCGATAATAAAGAGGCACAACTAGCCATCTACAAAGCTCAGCTTGAAAGCGCAAAAGTGGCTCTAGACATTGCAAAAACGCAGTTTGATAGAGAAAATGCACTTTTTGCCAAAAATGCCACTTCAAAACAAGAATTTGAAAGTGCAAAAAATACTTATAGCACAAATAGCGCAAAGATAAAGGAGCTTGAAGCTCAGATCAAGCAGACAAATATCGAGCTAAGTACTGCTAAGATAAATTTAGGCTACACAAAGATCACCGCCCCAAGAGATGGCATAATAGTAAGCGTGCAGGTCGAAGAGGGACAGACCGTAAATGCCAATCAAACTACGCCAACTATCGTAAAGATCGCAGATCTTAGCTATGTCAAGATGAAGATGCAAATAGCTGAGGGCGACATCACAAAGATAAAAGTCGGCACGCCAGTTGAGTACTCGATCCTCTCTGAGCCAACAAAAAAATTTCAAACGACGGTTAGCTCAATCGACCCTGGCTTAACGACATTAAGCGATGGTAACTACGGCTCTAGCAGTAGTAGCAAATCCACAAGCTCAAGCACTTCAAGTAATTCAGCTGTTTATTATTACGCGCAAAGCATAGTTGAAAATAAAGATAAAATTTTAAGAATAGGCATGACCACGCAAAATGAGCTTTTAATAGCAAACGTAAAGGATGCTATCATCGTACCAAGCATCGGCATTAAAAGAGATGAAAACGGCACGTTTGTCTATGTTTTAAAAGATGGCAAAGCGGTAAAAACAGTGGTAAAAACTGGCATAAAAGACAACCTCGATACGCAAATAATTAGTGGCGTAAATGAGGGTGATGAGATCATCACATCACAAGGCTCAGCAAGCGAAATAGCCAAGATGATCGAAAAAGAAAATAAGAAGTTTTAA